ACGGGATATGTTCAAAAAAGCTGACCATACACAGGTAAAAACTTTCAGATACAGTATATTATATTCAAGTAAAGTTGTGATACGCTATGCTATAGTTTGGTTCTCCGGATCAGGCCAACATTTCTCTGCAAACAAGATATAGGGTTAAAAGTTCCACTCAAAAATTACGACTATTTGGGGAATAAATAAAGGTTCTCAGGCGCTGTCTGTAAAGAAAAAAGCAACCTCTTTGCAGAGATTGCTTTATATATTAAATAGTCTTTTGCTATCAGCAATTAATTGTTCAACATGAGCGGCATTACCAGCATCAGCAGGTCTTCGTTTTCTTCTTTTTCGGAAGGTCTGAGGATACCTGCTTTGGTGGCGGTGGCCAGGTCAACAGCGATTTCATCTCCTTCTGCTGCGTTCAGCATCTCGATAAGAAATTTCGCGTTGAAAGCAATCTGCATGTCATCGCCGGTGTACTGGCAGTTCATGCGTTCATTACCCTCGAAAGAGAAATCCACATCCTGAGCAGACAACTGCAGTTCACTGCCGGTAATGTTCAGTGCTACCTGATTGGTGCTCTTGTTGGCAAAAACACCTACGCGTTTGAGGGCGTTCTGGAAGTCGCTTTTCACTACTGTCAGCCGGTAAGGATTATCTTTCGGGATCACTACCTTGTAATCCGGGAACCGGGCATCGATCAGGCGGCAGATCATTTGTGCGCCATCATGCTGTACAAAGAAGTGATTTTGGCTATAAGAGATCTTTATTTCAGAATCGTTGTCGGGCAACGCTGATTTCAGCAGGTTCAGCGGCTTTTTAGGCACGATGAAGCTGTCGGATTTAGGGCATTTTACATCTGTTCTTACGTATTTAACGAGGCGGTGAGCGTCGGTAGCTACGAAAGTCAGGCTTTCGGGCGACAGTTCAAAGAATACGCCTGTCATTGCCGGGCGCAGATCGTCGTTACTTACCGCGAACAATGTTTTATTGATAGCGGTTACCAGGCCGGTGGAGGTCATGGTAAAGGAAGTTGTGTCGTCGGCCGCCGGTTCTTTCGGGAAGTTTTCCGGGTTTTCACCCATCACCTTATACTTACCATTGTCTGAAGTGATTTCTACTGCATAGGAATTCACATCAATGTGGAAAGTCAGCGGCTGGTCCGGCAGGTTTTTGAGAGAATCCATCAGAATCTTCGCCGGAATACAGATCCTTCCGCTTTCCTTGGCTTCCACCTCCAGCTTCACCCGCATAACAGTTTCCAGATCGGTCGCAACTACGGTCAGCTCGTTTTTGTCAATCAGGAACAGAAAATCCTCCAGTATAGGCAATACTGTATTCGAATTGATAACCCCGCTGATCTGTTGTAATTGTTTTAATAAAGTAGAGGAAGAAACAATAAATTTCATGGTCTATATAAGTTTGCTTATCATTTTTTAGTGTAGGGTAACTATCTGAGGGCCCGCCCCAATCCACCTGTTACCTCCCATAAAAGGTCAAATGTACTGTAAACAAAGATAGAAAGTTTTGTCATTCTCCCTAATTTCATCACATCTTATACACGTAAGATAACATGGTTTTACACAGTAATCGGGAGTCCTTCATATATTTATTTTTAATATAAAGGAAGGGAGATGTATTAAAAAAGAGCCGTTTTATTAGATGTGATTTGACAAAAGCTGCCAATTATTGAAGATTATGAAAAGAATAAGCCAGATCTTTTAAATTATCTACAAATCGGTTACTTTTGCCGCGCTGAAAAAATTATTTCAAACAACAAAAAAAGCAGGTTATGAAACTGTCTCATTTAGCCGAAACACTGATTGGATCCGAAATCATTAAGTTAGCAGCTGAAATAAAGGAGAAGCAGGCCAAGGGTGAGAAGATATACAATTTCACCATCGGCGATTTTGACCCTAAGGTATTTCCTATCCCGGTTGAATTTGAACAGGAGATCATAACAGCCTATAAGGAGCACCTGACCAATTACCCGCCAGCAGATGGTATTGCAGAGTTAAGACAGGCGGTGAGCGGCTTTATTGCTGAACGGGAAGGCCTTACTTATGATCCTGCCAAAGAAATCGTGATTTCCTGCGGCGGCCGTCCTATTATCTACGCTACTTTCCGGACCATTGTAGACCGTGGTGAGAAGATCGTTTACGCTACTCCTTCCTGGAACAATAACCACTATACTCACTTCCTCGAAGCAGAGCACGTGGTACTGGAAACCACACCGGAAAACTTTTTCATGCCTACGGCGGCTGAACTGAAACCTTTGCTGAAGGGTGCTACCCTGCTGGCGATCTGCTCTCCGCAGAACCCAACCGGTACTACATTTGGCAAGCAGCAGCTGGAAGAAATATGCGACCTGGTACTCGCTGAAAACAAATCCCGTGGCGCTGGTGAAAAACCGCTCTACGTACTGTTCGACCAGATGTACTGGGTGCTGACCTTTGGTGAAACCCACCACTACAACCCGGTTAGCCTCCGTCCTGAAATGAAGGACTATACCGTTTTCATCGATGGTATGAGTAAAGCATTTGCTGCTACCGGTGTGAGAGTAGGCTGGGCCCTCGGTCCTGCTCATGTGATTGGCAAAATGAAATCCATCCTCTCCCATGTGGGCGCCTGGAGCCCAATGGCCGAGCAGAAGGCTGCTGCACGCTACCTCGTTCAGAAAGAGCAGGTAGATGCTTATCTGAAACACTTCAAAGGAGAAATCGAAGAGCGACTGGTAAAGATCTATCAGGGCTTCGATCGGCTGAAGAAAGCCGGACATCGTGTGGAAGCTATTGCTCCGCAGGCTGCTATCTATCTCACTATAAAATTCGACCTGGTAGGTAAGAAAACAGCAGATGGTACTGTACTGGCCGATCAGGCAGCAGTTACTTCTTATATTCTCAACGAAGCCAAACTGGCACTGGTGCCATTCTACGCTTTCGGTTCTGCGAAAACCTCTCCCTGGTACCGCCTTAGCGTAGGTACCTGCGTGAAAGAAGAGATCCCCGCTATGTTTGAGAAACTGCAGGCCGCTCTGGAAAAATTGAGCTAATAAAGAATAAAGCATAAAAGGCGAGGGCCTGAGTGGATGACAATATCCGCTCAGGCCCTCGCCTTTTATGCCTTACCGATTGATTTTCAATTTCTTAATTTTATTTCTTGACTTTTTGACTTTTGTAATCAAAAAGTTAAATAACCGTTAAAAGGACAACTTTTACGACGATTTCGAAAAAAGTGTCTAATTTTGACCTTGTAACTAAAAAAGTCAAAAAGTTAATGCATACAGAGGCAAAAGATGAGATGAGGGATAAGATCCTGGAGGCGGCTCTGAAGCGTTTTACTCATTATGGCGCTTCAAAAACAACGATGAACGAGATTGCGGACGATCTGCATTGCTCGAAAGCATCGCTGTATTATTACTTTCCTGACAAGAGAGCAATGCACATCGCAGTACTGACGAAGATAGCAGAAACTTACTTCCAGGAAATGGAGCGTGTTGCCGACGAGGTTAAACCAGCCAGCAAGGCTTTATATACATTGATAGATGTCAGGCAGACATTCATAGCAAAATTTTGCCGCCTGGAGCTTTTTAAGATCATACAGGATCATTCAACGCTTTTCCTGGAAGAAAAACGGAACGCCAAGCGGCGGGAAATAGAAATGCATACCCGGATTTTTGAATCGGGCATCGCAGAGGGTGAGTTTGAAATGGATGATCCGGCTGAAAAAGCTGAACTGTTTGTATATGCCCTGATGGGGTTACGGTTTTCCATACCGGATCAGATCCGGGAGGATATGGAGGTAGATGAGGAAACATTCGAACGGATAGTAAAGAAACAAAAGCAACTGCTGAAGATCTTCATTAAAGGAATTAAGGCTTCTTAAACTGGAATTATGGTCGCGAAAGAACGTATACTGGAAACAGCACTGAAAATGTTCAGAACCTACGGGGTGAAAGGTGTGACGATGTTTGATATTGCACGTGATTGCGGAGTATCCAAGAAAACGGTGTATGAACATTTTGTAGATAAACAGGCGTTGATAGACGAAGGGATGCAGCAGTTGCTTAATAGTCATATTGCGTACTTCAATGAAAGTCTGCAGAACACAGACAATGCTATTGAAGAAATGATCCGCAATATGAAGTATGTGGTTAACATCGCCAAAACCCTTAACCCGGTGATGTTACACGAGATTCAAAAGTATCATCCGGATACCTGGCGTAGCATCGAAAGTTTTAAATCAGATGGTATTCTCGGCAACATCAAAGAAAATTTAAAGAGAGGCATGGCGGAAGGCCTATACCGTCAGAACCTCCACATCGATATTGTGGCTCGTATGCGCCAGCTGCAGCTGGAGGCAGCATTCGACCCGATACAATACCCGGCAGATCTGTTTGAAATGCCACTGGTAATGGAACAGGTAACAGCCCATTTTATACTGGGAATTGCTACCATCAAAGGACATAAGCTGGTTAACCAGTACCTGCAAATTAAAGAAGAAGAATAAAACTACTTCGTTAACAGATTAATTTATGAAGCGATTAAAGTTAACGCTTGTCCTCCTCATGGGGATAGGGGTCTACCATGGCTATGCCCAGGCGCAACTGAGTTTACAGGAAGCGCTGAAGTTTGCACTGAACAACAACAAGCAGCTGGCGAAAACCCGGCTCGATGAAGAAATGGGGAAATTCAAAACCCAGGAAGCCCGCTCCCAGGCTTTGCCTCAGCTCGATGGTAGTGCCTCGTATACAGATAACCTGCAGCTACAGAAATCATTGATTCCCGGCGCGGTTTTCGGCAAACCGGATAGTTCCATCCTCGTTGCTTTTGGTGTGAAATACAACGCCAGCGTTGGGGCTGAGCTGAGCCAGCAGATCTTCAACCAGGCAGTGTTCACCGGCCTGAAAGCTACGAAATCAGGAGAGCAGTATTACAAACTGCAAACCCAACAGTCTGAGGAAACCGTGATCTATAACGTATCTCAGCTATATTACCAGTTGCAGGTGATACAGGAAAAAATCACTACTATCAACAGCAATATCGAAAAGCTTTCTCAGCTGGTAGGTGCTACCAAATCGCAATTCGATAACGGGCTTGCCAAGAAGATCGATCTGGATCGCATCAAGGTAACGCTTACAAATTCCCTCACCCAGCGCAGCCAGTTATTGAACCAGTATGCCATGCAAACCAACAACCTGAAAAGGACAATGGGAATGCCGTTGCAGTCGATGTTCCTGCTGCCGGCTGCTTCGCTGAAGGAAATCGAAAATAAAGCTGCCGGCGTACTGCAGTACGACGATATGAACCTCAGCAACAGAACTGAATATAAAATGCTCAAAAAGCAGGAAGAGCTGCAAACATTACAGAAGAAAGCATACCAGGCGCAATACTATCCGTCTTTATCTCTCTTCGGCCGCTATTCATACAATGGAATG
The genomic region above belongs to Chitinophaga sp. 180180018-3 and contains:
- the dnaN gene encoding DNA polymerase III subunit beta, with protein sequence MKFIVSSSTLLKQLQQISGVINSNTVLPILEDFLFLIDKNELTVVATDLETVMRVKLEVEAKESGRICIPAKILMDSLKNLPDQPLTFHIDVNSYAVEITSDNGKYKVMGENPENFPKEPAADDTTSFTMTSTGLVTAINKTLFAVSNDDLRPAMTGVFFELSPESLTFVATDAHRLVKYVRTDVKCPKSDSFIVPKKPLNLLKSALPDNDSEIKISYSQNHFFVQHDGAQMICRLIDARFPDYKVVIPKDNPYRLTVVKSDFQNALKRVGVFANKSTNQVALNITGSELQLSAQDVDFSFEGNERMNCQYTGDDMQIAFNAKFLIEMLNAAEGDEIAVDLATATKAGILRPSEKEENEDLLMLVMPLMLNN
- a CDS encoding pyridoxal phosphate-dependent aminotransferase, which codes for MKLSHLAETLIGSEIIKLAAEIKEKQAKGEKIYNFTIGDFDPKVFPIPVEFEQEIITAYKEHLTNYPPADGIAELRQAVSGFIAEREGLTYDPAKEIVISCGGRPIIYATFRTIVDRGEKIVYATPSWNNNHYTHFLEAEHVVLETTPENFFMPTAAELKPLLKGATLLAICSPQNPTGTTFGKQQLEEICDLVLAENKSRGAGEKPLYVLFDQMYWVLTFGETHHYNPVSLRPEMKDYTVFIDGMSKAFAATGVRVGWALGPAHVIGKMKSILSHVGAWSPMAEQKAAARYLVQKEQVDAYLKHFKGEIEERLVKIYQGFDRLKKAGHRVEAIAPQAAIYLTIKFDLVGKKTADGTVLADQAAVTSYILNEAKLALVPFYAFGSAKTSPWYRLSVGTCVKEEIPAMFEKLQAALEKLS
- a CDS encoding TetR/AcrR family transcriptional regulator encodes the protein MHTEAKDEMRDKILEAALKRFTHYGASKTTMNEIADDLHCSKASLYYYFPDKRAMHIAVLTKIAETYFQEMERVADEVKPASKALYTLIDVRQTFIAKFCRLELFKIIQDHSTLFLEEKRNAKRREIEMHTRIFESGIAEGEFEMDDPAEKAELFVYALMGLRFSIPDQIREDMEVDEETFERIVKKQKQLLKIFIKGIKAS
- a CDS encoding TetR/AcrR family transcriptional regulator, which codes for MVAKERILETALKMFRTYGVKGVTMFDIARDCGVSKKTVYEHFVDKQALIDEGMQQLLNSHIAYFNESLQNTDNAIEEMIRNMKYVVNIAKTLNPVMLHEIQKYHPDTWRSIESFKSDGILGNIKENLKRGMAEGLYRQNLHIDIVARMRQLQLEAAFDPIQYPADLFEMPLVMEQVTAHFILGIATIKGHKLVNQYLQIKEEE
- a CDS encoding TolC family protein, which produces MKRLKLTLVLLMGIGVYHGYAQAQLSLQEALKFALNNNKQLAKTRLDEEMGKFKTQEARSQALPQLDGSASYTDNLQLQKSLIPGAVFGKPDSSILVAFGVKYNASVGAELSQQIFNQAVFTGLKATKSGEQYYKLQTQQSEETVIYNVSQLYYQLQVIQEKITTINSNIEKLSQLVGATKSQFDNGLAKKIDLDRIKVTLTNSLTQRSQLLNQYAMQTNNLKRTMGMPLQSMFLLPAASLKEIENKAAGVLQYDDMNLSNRTEYKMLKKQEELQTLQKKAYQAQYYPSLSLFGRYSYNGMSQNWLFNKNNPDNATNWFSASSIGLSLKIPIFDGFGRRSRVSQANVTLRQLSKQIEDTELSLNTEYENAKLNVRNNLSTIGTQKENVDLANEVYYSTENNYKLGLAGLTDLLNAETSLTDAQNSYNEALLQYKLAELDIIRSKGSLRDLLN